In the genome of Nymphaea colorata isolate Beijing-Zhang1983 chromosome 9, ASM883128v2, whole genome shotgun sequence, one region contains:
- the LOC116261099 gene encoding pumilio homolog 12-like, with amino-acid sequence MADHADMMSFVYELRETLGLSPTERGPPLVGTSLAKPHDPYLVQSSFHSSWRSNQSDATGDWSPVQPHDEKYLFADFDKAYPCFPASSSPPAGFFSGEFVATRPPSTVPQFPQRFQHNFCPSDRAAADGHLIPLCPHNAESLWRFNPAERSVHDHGIHRSGSAIHASRLTQPFAAPSPQDQATAESLRQSCLPSPMGQSFRGNQYRTLSPLGAVPWCGNWMNAFHRTSLSSTLPGTSSRVGRSQVAYWDDDALTKRTPRQPYRHERDELLAMDLAGELAKNELEEMSRKEEDFSFLIENQQSLMYTSLEEVKGRIVAAAKEKHGRQFLESKCKQGSPDELETIFSEIKDHLCELLFDAFGNYLVDSFLDACNERQRMEILAIVTRKRGFLIHMSTNQYAAKVVRKLIATVKTAEEISLVRLALKPGVLTVMKDSNGHHVVLECLKNFSSKDCEFLVDEAIAYCVEIATHNLGCSLLQSLLEDTEGQKKHRLINEICENTLYLTQHRFGNYVVQSVLDLKNNASWAKVKVLSMLRGRFVPLTMDKFSSNVVEKCLCVSVEKEYALIVRELLEFPDFLKLVKDSFGNYVIQSALKMWKGSAVHNDLVGRIQANAFALRCPIGRKVLQCLNSVLNMSL; translated from the exons ATGGCAGACCATGCTGACATGATGTCCTTTGTATATGAGTTACGAGAGACGTTGGGCCTCTCTCCTACAGAGCGCGGCCCGCCGCTGGTCGGAACCTCCCTGGCCAAACCCCATGACCCTTACCTCGTCCAGTCGTCGTTCCACAGTTCCTGGCGAAGCAACCAATCAGACGCCACGGGCGACTGGAGTCCTGTGCAACCCCATGATGAGAAGTATCTCTTCGCCGACTTCGATAAAGCCTATCCCTGCTTCCCGGCAAGCAGTTCGCCGCCGGCAGGATTCTTCTCCGGCGAGTTTGTCGCCACTCGTCCTCCGTCTACCGTTCCTCAGTTCCCTCAGCGTTTCCAACATAATTTCTGCCCGAGCGACCGCGCAGCCGCCGATGGTCACTTGATTCCGCTCTGCCCCCACAACGCGGAAAGCCTCTGGAGATTCAACCCGGCCGAGCGGTCGGTTCACGACCATGGTATCCACAGGTCCGGTTCGGCGATACATGCAAGCCGCTTAACCCAACCGTTTGCAGCTCCTTCTCCACAGGATCAGGCGACGGCGGAGTCCCTCCGCCAGAGTTGCCTTCCCTCTCCGATGGGCCAATCCTTCCGTGGGAATCAGTACCGGACTCTTTCGCCTCTTGGGGCCGTCCCCTGGTGCGGCAACTGGATGAACGCCTTCCACAGGACGAGCCTCTCCTCGACTCTGCCCGGCACGTCCAGCCGTGTCGGTCGGAGCCAGGTGGCGTATTGGGACGACGATGCCCTGACCAAAAGGACCCCAAGACAGCCTTACCGCCACGAGCGGGACGAATTGCTGGCCATGGACCTCGCCGGGGAGTTGGCGAAGAATGAGTTGGAAGAGATGTCGCGAAAGGAGGAAGACTTCTCATTCCTTATCGAGAACCAGCAGTCTCTGATGTATACGTCGCTTGAGGAGGTGAAAGGGAGGATAGTAGCAGCGGCCAAGGAGAAGCATGGACGCCAGTTCTTGGAGAGCAAGTGTAAACAAGGTTCGCCGGATGAGCTCGAGACGATCTTTTCCGAGATTAAAGACCATCTATGCGAGTTGCTCTTCGATGCCTTCGGGAATTACCTTGTTGATAGTTTTCTGGATGCATGTAATGAGAGGCAAAGAATGGAAATCCTTGCCATTGTGACTCGGAAACGTGGCTTTCTCATCCATATGTCTACTAATCAGTACGC GGCAAAGGTAGTAAGAAAATTGATAGCGACTGTCAAGACAGCAGAGGAAATTTCTCTGGTCCGCTTGGCCTTGAAACCTGGGGTTTTGACGGTAATGAAGGACTCAAATGGCCATCATGTTGTGCTAGAATGTTTGAAGAACTTCAGCAGCAAAGATTGTGAG TTTCTTGTAGATGAAGCAATAGCATATTGTGTTGAGATTGCAACTCATAACCTTGGATGTTCTCTACTGCAAAGTCTGTTGGAAGACACTGAAGGGCAGAAGAAGCATCGGTTGATTAATGAGATATGTGAGAATACATTATATCTAACACAGCATCGCTTTGG CAACTATGTTGTGCAGTCCGTACTAGACTTAAAGAACAACGCATCTTGGGCCAAAGTTAAGGTTCTGAGTATGTTGAGAGGTCGTTTTGTGCCCCTGACAATGGATAAGTTCAGCAGCAATGTTGTGGAGAAATGTCTGTGTGTTAGTGTGGAAAAGGAGTACGCTCTTATAGTTAGAGAGCTGCTTGAATTCCCAGACTTCTTAAAGCTTGTGAAAGACAGTTTTGGTAACTATGTAATTCAGTCAGCATTAAAAATGTGGAAG GGATCTGCCGTCCACAATGATCTGGTTGGCAGGATACAAGCAAACGCTTTTGCTCTCCGCTGCCCAATTGGGAGAAAGGTTTTGCAGTGTCTCAATTCGGTGTTGAATATGTCTTTGTGA